The following proteins are co-located in the Nocardia bhagyanarayanae genome:
- a CDS encoding ABC transporter permease, producing MTATPYAPKGLGWAYRVVRNRGRILAPVENTGFLLGFVFQALWAIPLTLRRYRTQTMRTITDMTWGRGSVIVGGGTVPMLVVLGVAMGAGVGIQSFAALDLIGLGPVTGVVSAFANTRELAPIAAAVGFAAQAGCRTTAEIGSMRISEEIDAIESLGLRSVPFVVTTRVIAGAVAIVPTFLIALILSYLACSAVIVLLHGQAGGVYNHYFFQFTSGYDVLAAVIKILVFGVTVILIHCYYGFFASGGPEGVGIASGRAVRASFVAIIALDMVLTIVLWGVDSAIEFPG from the coding sequence ATGACCGCGACACCATATGCGCCGAAGGGACTCGGCTGGGCCTATCGCGTCGTCCGCAACCGCGGCCGGATCCTCGCTCCGGTCGAGAACACCGGCTTCCTGCTCGGTTTCGTCTTCCAGGCGTTGTGGGCGATACCGCTGACGCTGCGCCGCTACCGCACTCAGACGATGCGCACCATCACCGATATGACCTGGGGGCGCGGGTCGGTCATCGTCGGCGGCGGCACCGTGCCGATGCTGGTGGTGCTCGGTGTCGCCATGGGCGCGGGCGTCGGCATCCAGTCCTTCGCCGCGCTGGACCTGATCGGGCTCGGACCCGTCACCGGCGTCGTGTCGGCCTTCGCCAACACCAGGGAACTCGCGCCGATCGCCGCGGCGGTCGGCTTCGCGGCGCAGGCGGGCTGCCGGACGACCGCGGAGATCGGTTCGATGCGCATCTCCGAGGAGATCGACGCCATCGAATCCCTCGGGCTGCGTTCGGTGCCTTTCGTCGTCACCACGCGGGTGATCGCGGGCGCCGTCGCGATCGTACCGACCTTCCTCATCGCGCTGATCCTGAGCTATCTGGCCTGCTCCGCGGTGATCGTGCTGCTGCACGGCCAGGCGGGCGGTGTCTACAACCATTACTTCTTCCAGTTCACCAGCGGCTACGACGTGCTAGCCGCGGTGATCAAGATCCTGGTGTTCGGCGTCACCGTCATCCTGATCCATTGCTACTACGGCTTTTTCGCCTCCGGCGGACCCGAGGGCGTCGGCATCGCCTCCGGACGCGCGGTGCGGGCCAGCTTCGTCGCCATCATCGCCCTCGACATGGTGCTCACCATCGTGCTCTGGGGCGTCGACTCCGCCATCGAATTCCCGGGGTGA
- a CDS encoding MlaE family ABC transporter permease: MKEAPPSVTDAGAIRIARENVTGTAVSSVRTFGRAVDLGIESVRGAFADLIGLRFQWQEMLRQAWYLVTVTALPAVLMAVPFGVVVSVQVGNLIHQLGADSMIGAAGGLGVIQQGAPIATGLLLGGAGASAIAADLGARTVREEIDALRTMGISPVHRLVIPRVAAMLFVAPLLNVLIIFVGVVSGYAVAISAQNVTPGSYWATFGSFAVVADVWISLAKAMLFGFLVVIIACQRGLEARGGPRGVADGVNAAVVISVAAIIVVNLVITQIVTMFLPLRVA; the protein is encoded by the coding sequence ATGAAGGAGGCGCCGCCGAGCGTCACGGACGCGGGCGCGATCCGTATCGCGCGGGAAAATGTCACCGGCACAGCGGTTTCCAGCGTGCGCACCTTCGGCCGGGCCGTCGATCTCGGCATCGAGTCGGTGCGCGGTGCGTTCGCCGATCTGATCGGCCTGCGTTTCCAGTGGCAGGAAATGCTGCGTCAGGCCTGGTATCTGGTGACTGTCACGGCACTGCCCGCCGTGCTGATGGCGGTCCCCTTCGGTGTGGTGGTTTCGGTGCAGGTCGGCAACCTGATCCACCAGCTCGGCGCCGACTCGATGATCGGCGCGGCGGGCGGCCTCGGCGTGATCCAGCAGGGCGCGCCCATCGCCACCGGGCTGCTGCTCGGCGGGGCGGGCGCCTCGGCCATCGCCGCCGATCTCGGCGCGCGGACCGTGCGCGAGGAGATAGACGCGTTGCGCACCATGGGAATCAGTCCCGTGCACCGGCTCGTGATACCCCGGGTGGCGGCCATGCTTTTCGTCGCGCCGCTGCTCAATGTGCTCATCATCTTCGTCGGCGTGGTCTCCGGCTACGCGGTGGCGATCAGCGCGCAGAACGTCACGCCGGGCAGCTACTGGGCGACGTTCGGCTCCTTCGCTGTCGTCGCCGACGTCTGGATCTCGCTGGCCAAGGCCATGCTGTTCGGCTTCCTCGTCGTGATCATCGCCTGCCAGCGCGGGCTGGAAGCGCGCGGCGGTCCGCGCGGCGTCGCCGACGGCGTCAACGCGGCCGTGGTGATCTCGGTGGCCGCGATAATCGTGGTCAACCTGGTGATCACCCAGATCGTCACGATGTTCCTCCCGCTGCGGGTGGCCTGA
- a CDS encoding TetR/AcrR family transcriptional regulator has product MSARRDQILDAARDLVLREGYAQASMHAIARAAGLTRPALYAEFGDRDGLFTALLDREEERALTMAAAALPEIRPGADPAEIAVEAADLFLGMVLAAPGTWRFVLMRDQALPPSAHERVARGRMALRERSEAMIRIVAAMAERELDAELVSYTAISASETAARLLLAEDGTQRRDAIASTLRWIARRAVATAGIGEASGGARR; this is encoded by the coding sequence GTGTCAGCGCGACGCGACCAGATCCTCGACGCGGCACGCGATCTGGTCCTCCGCGAGGGCTACGCCCAGGCGAGCATGCACGCCATCGCGCGGGCCGCTGGCCTGACCAGGCCCGCCCTGTACGCCGAATTCGGCGACCGCGATGGACTTTTCACCGCCCTGCTCGACCGGGAGGAAGAGCGCGCCTTGACGATGGCCGCCGCGGCCTTACCCGAGATCCGGCCCGGGGCCGATCCCGCCGAGATCGCGGTCGAGGCGGCCGATCTGTTCCTGGGCATGGTGCTCGCCGCGCCCGGCACGTGGCGCTTCGTGCTGATGCGCGACCAAGCGCTGCCACCCTCGGCGCACGAACGGGTGGCCCGCGGCCGGATGGCGCTGCGCGAGCGCTCCGAAGCCATGATCCGGATCGTCGCCGCCATGGCCGAACGGGAGCTGGACGCCGAACTGGTCAGCTACACCGCCATCAGCGCCAGCGAGACCGCCGCGCGTTTGCTGCTGGCCGAGGATGGAACGCAACGCCGTGACGCGATCGCCTCGACCCTGCGCTGGATCGCGCGCCGAGCGGTGGCGACGGCTGGAATAGGGGAGGCCTCCGGTGGCGCGCGCCGGTAG
- a CDS encoding SDR family oxidoreductase, which yields MTKFDGKSCLITGAASGLGHGTAHAVAAKGASLILTDVDAAGLQRTAEELRAAGATVHLAEALDVSDHTAVAALAAKTHEQIGSVDIVMNVAGIATWGTVDRLTHDQWRRTIDIDLMGPIHVIEEFLPPMIEAGRGGHLVNVSSAAGLFGLPWHAPYSASKFGLRGVSEVLRFDLRRHGIGVSLVCPGAMSTPMVNRVDIAGVDREAEAVQQGLKLFLRHAVTAEEAAKSIVRGVERNRYLIYTSQDIRIGHWAQRYFPPSYNLAMRGLNWAMQRYVDKPGVLRAP from the coding sequence ATGACGAAGTTCGACGGCAAGAGCTGCTTGATCACCGGGGCGGCCAGCGGTCTGGGCCACGGCACCGCGCACGCGGTAGCGGCCAAGGGCGCGTCACTGATCCTGACGGATGTCGACGCGGCAGGCTTGCAGCGTACCGCCGAAGAGTTGCGCGCCGCGGGCGCCACGGTGCACCTTGCCGAAGCGCTCGACGTCAGCGATCACACCGCCGTCGCCGCACTGGCCGCCAAGACGCACGAACAGATCGGCAGCGTCGACATCGTGATGAACGTGGCGGGCATCGCCACCTGGGGGACCGTCGACCGGCTCACCCACGACCAGTGGCGGCGCACCATCGACATCGACCTGATGGGGCCGATCCACGTCATCGAGGAGTTCCTGCCGCCGATGATCGAGGCCGGGCGCGGCGGACACCTGGTCAACGTGTCCTCGGCGGCAGGCCTGTTCGGCCTGCCGTGGCACGCGCCGTACAGCGCGAGCAAATTCGGACTGCGCGGCGTCTCGGAGGTGCTGCGCTTCGACCTGCGCAGGCACGGCATCGGCGTGAGCCTGGTGTGCCCCGGCGCGATGTCGACCCCGATGGTGAACCGGGTGGACATCGCGGGCGTCGACCGCGAGGCCGAAGCGGTGCAGCAGGGGTTGAAGCTGTTCCTGCGGCACGCCGTGACCGCCGAGGAGGCCGCGAAATCCATTGTGCGCGGGGTCGAGCGGAACAGGTATCTGATCTACACCTCGCAGGACATTCGCATCGGGCACTGGGCCCAGCGCTATTTCCCGCCCTCCTACAACCTCGCCATGCGCGGGCTGAACTGGGCGATGCAGCGTTACGTCGACAAGCCAGGGGTCCTGCGCGCACCCTGA
- a CDS encoding TetR/AcrR family transcriptional regulator → MARAGSDAARPRRKYAKRLQPADRREQLLDTALRILAESGFAEVTIAAVAERGGVTRPVVYDLYANRDDLLRDLIARETARMVAATSHVAESGAAPADPKAALLSALRRFLSDLRSVPDSWRLVYFPIDGVPPALRAPIERARDELRAPLRRLLRDWLASRPAEERTDEVDLDVFVEIVQGAVQTVARQMLAEPERFDLDRILRVVDLLLYENP, encoded by the coding sequence GTGGCGCGCGCCGGTAGCGACGCCGCGCGGCCGCGCCGCAAGTACGCCAAGCGCCTGCAGCCCGCCGACCGGCGAGAGCAGTTGCTCGACACGGCCTTACGCATCCTCGCCGAATCCGGGTTCGCCGAGGTCACCATCGCGGCGGTGGCCGAGCGCGGCGGCGTGACCCGCCCGGTGGTCTACGACCTCTACGCCAACCGCGACGATCTGCTCCGCGACCTCATCGCGCGCGAGACCGCACGCATGGTCGCCGCCACCTCGCACGTCGCCGAGAGCGGCGCCGCGCCCGCCGATCCCAAGGCGGCGCTGCTCTCGGCGCTGAGGCGCTTCCTCAGCGATCTGCGCTCCGTACCGGACAGCTGGCGACTGGTCTACTTCCCGATCGACGGAGTGCCCCCCGCGCTGCGCGCGCCGATCGAGCGGGCGCGCGACGAACTGCGCGCGCCGCTGCGGCGCCTGCTGCGCGACTGGCTGGCGAGCCGACCGGCCGAAGAGCGCACCGACGAGGTCGATCTCGACGTCTTCGTCGAAATCGTCCAGGGCGCTGTGCAGACCGTGGCGCGCCAGATGCTCGCCGAACCCGAGCGCTTCGACCTCGACCGAATCCTGCGCGTCGTCGACCTGTTGCTCTACGAAAACCCCTGA